A part of Loxodonta africana isolate mLoxAfr1 chromosome 11, mLoxAfr1.hap2, whole genome shotgun sequence genomic DNA contains:
- the CIDEA gene encoding lipid transferase CIDEA, which yields MSNSPQPQNSFLLDANIKIALFLHTSNFSLNTLSKSTKMVFTLLHFRPLTFMGSQTKRVLLTPLTHSARPFRVSNHDRSSRRGVMASSLKELISKTLDALIITAGLVTLVLEEDGTVVDTEEFFQTLADNTHFMILEKEQKWTPGNQYAPAYQQPKKSGIARVTFDLYKLSPRDFIGCLNVKATMYEMYSVSYDIRCTSAKALLRSVLRFLSYAAQVTGQFLIYTGSYMLRVLGDSEEPPAPRSRSKGKAMCG from the exons atgtccaaTAGCCCGCAACCACAGAATTCCTTTCTTTTGGATGCAAATATTAAAATTGCATTATTCCTGCATACTTCAAACTTCTCTTTAAATACTCTTTCTAAAAGCACTAAGATGGTTTTTACTCTTCTCCATTTCAGGCCCCTGACATTTATGGGATCACAGACAAAGAGGGTTCTGCTTACTCCCCTCACACATTCGGCTCGTCCTTTCCGTGTCTCAAACCATGACAGGAGCAGCCGGCGAGGGGTGATGGCCAGCAGCCTAAAGGAACTCATCAGCAAG ACCCTGGATGCCCTCATTATCACTGCTGGGCTGGTCACTTTGGTGCTGGAGGAAGATGGCACCGTGGTGGATACAGAAGAGTTCTTTCAGACCTTAGCAGACAACACACATTTCATGATCTTGGAAAAAGAACAGAAGTGGACCCCG GGCAATCAGTATGCTCCAGCTTACCAACAGCCAAAGAAATCAGGTATAGCAAGAGTCACCTTCGACTTATACAAGCTGAGCCCCAGAGACTTCATCGGCTGCCTCAATGTGAAGGCCACCATGTATGAGATGTATTCGGTGTCCTACGACATCCGGTGTACCAGTGCCAAGGCCCTGCTGAG GAGTGTGCTGCGGTTCCTGTCCTACGCCGCCCAGGTGACTGGGCAGTTTCTCATCTACACGGGCTCCTACATGCTGCGAGTGCTGGGTGACTCTGAAGAGCCGCCTGCCCCCAGGTCACGCTCCAAGGGAAAGGCCATGTGTGGGTAA